Proteins co-encoded in one Ponticoccus alexandrii genomic window:
- a CDS encoding WecB/TagA/CpsF family glycosyltransferase has product MKGMLFSVADQPIRVNVPDWYALADHVVSRMERREGFALATLNLDHLVKLREPGAFRDAYAAQDLITADGNPIVWMSRLAGRPVKLIPGSNMIIPLARMASNVGVTVALFGSTEEALAEAKAYMEGELRGLNVVCCIAPPMGFDPAGPEAEAMLKQIEASGAGLCFVALGAPKQEIFAALGRRVTPGLGFASIGAGLDFFAGRQKRAPQWMQRLALEWLWRMALDPKRMTKRYLKCMAILPRQMAQAAALRLSRHKL; this is encoded by the coding sequence ATGAAGGGTATGCTTTTCTCTGTCGCGGATCAGCCGATCCGGGTGAATGTGCCGGATTGGTACGCGCTTGCCGACCATGTGGTGTCCCGCATGGAGCGCCGCGAGGGATTTGCCCTTGCCACGCTCAACCTCGACCACCTCGTGAAGCTGCGCGAGCCGGGCGCCTTCCGCGATGCCTATGCGGCGCAGGATCTGATCACTGCCGACGGCAACCCGATTGTCTGGATGTCGCGCCTTGCCGGGCGCCCGGTGAAGCTGATTCCCGGCTCCAACATGATCATCCCGCTGGCGCGCATGGCCTCTAACGTGGGGGTCACCGTGGCGCTGTTCGGCTCGACCGAAGAGGCGCTGGCCGAGGCCAAGGCCTATATGGAAGGCGAGCTGCGGGGCCTGAACGTGGTCTGCTGCATCGCGCCGCCGATGGGCTTCGACCCGGCCGGGCCAGAGGCCGAGGCGATGCTGAAGCAGATCGAGGCCTCTGGCGCCGGCCTGTGCTTCGTCGCGCTTGGCGCCCCCAAGCAGGAAATCTTCGCGGCGCTGGGTCGGCGCGTGACGCCGGGTCTGGGCTTTGCCTCGATCGGCGCCGGGCTGGACTTCTTCGCGGGCCGTCAGAAACGCGCGCCGCAATGGATGCAGCGGCTTGCGCTGGAATGGCTGTGGCGCATGGCCCTGGACCCCAAGCGGATGACCAAGCGCTACCTGAAGTGCATGGCGATCCTGCCGCGGCAGATGGCCCAGGCCGCTGCGCTGCGGCTGTCGCGTCACAAGCTCTGA
- a CDS encoding NAD-dependent epimerase/dehydratase family protein: MGEIGDRIIAVTGANGFVGRACVAEARRRGHPVLALCRSAPLPEWEADAGVTVARIDLSTDGDRLPALLAPVEALIHAAAFMGDSPEVLARDTLAATGAVLAACRAADIRLVMISSLAVYDTDALSPGDAVTEASPLIALAPDALDQPEAYLRSVRDPYAGAKRLQEAMMAQHGGAEGSWILRSGAIWGPGRSWHALQGFWASKLFVTIGSDGELPLAHVDHVARVAVGCAQTAPQGESVLNVFDEDRPTRARFLTAHRRCYGWPRLNVTVPYGAWLALVRLLKPMANRLPGLFREPILRARMMPLRYPNTALRSAFPGEDADTFEGLMARTREAET; encoded by the coding sequence ATGGGCGAGATAGGCGATCGCATCATCGCCGTCACCGGCGCGAACGGCTTTGTCGGGCGGGCCTGCGTGGCCGAGGCGCGGCGGCGCGGGCACCCGGTGCTGGCGCTCTGCCGCAGCGCGCCGCTGCCGGAATGGGAGGCGGATGCCGGGGTGACGGTTGCGCGGATCGACCTGTCGACCGATGGGGACCGCCTTCCTGCCCTGCTGGCGCCGGTCGAGGCGCTGATCCACGCCGCCGCTTTCATGGGGGACAGCCCGGAGGTGCTGGCGCGCGACACGCTGGCCGCCACCGGCGCGGTGCTGGCGGCCTGCCGCGCCGCCGACATCCGGCTGGTGATGATCTCGTCGCTGGCGGTCTACGACACCGACGCGCTGTCCCCGGGCGATGCCGTGACAGAGGCCAGCCCGCTGATTGCGCTCGCGCCCGACGCGCTGGACCAGCCAGAGGCCTACCTGCGCAGCGTCCGCGATCCCTACGCCGGGGCCAAACGCCTGCAAGAGGCGATGATGGCGCAGCACGGCGGGGCAGAGGGCAGTTGGATCCTGCGCTCCGGCGCGATCTGGGGGCCGGGCCGGTCGTGGCACGCGCTACAGGGGTTCTGGGCCTCGAAGCTGTTCGTCACCATCGGTTCGGACGGGGAGTTGCCGCTGGCCCATGTCGACCACGTCGCCCGCGTCGCGGTGGGTTGCGCGCAGACCGCTCCGCAGGGCGAGTCGGTCCTGAACGTCTTCGACGAAGACCGCCCGACGCGCGCCCGCTTCCTGACGGCGCACCGCCGCTGCTACGGCTGGCCGCGCCTGAACGTCACCGTGCCCTACGGCGCCTGGCTGGCGCTGGTGCGCCTGCTGAAACCCATGGCCAACCGCCTGCCGGGCCTCTTCCGGGAGCCGATCCTGCGCGCCCGCATGATGCCCCTGCGCTACCCGAACACCGCCCTGCGCAGCGCCTTTCCCGGCGAGGACGCCGACACCTTCGAAGGCCTCATGGCCCGCACCCGCGAGGCCGAGACATGA
- a CDS encoding GMC oxidoreductase, with the protein MTAPGQNPLDQGPWDALVIGAGLGGGTLGRALAEAGQKVLFVEQGRAGLRSERNGLSEIFVPEARLARGLWPEPLHVTLDGVEQAFYAPLGAGVGGSSAFYAATLERPERHDLDDSAARPHPSGGWPVGFDAMAPWYARAARMYRVHGSADPLSAEEPLPLRAPPALSRMEEGLMQSLRARGLHPYHAPTAVDRVADCENCLGRKCPKPCKMDGRSAGVEPALATGKAALLEGAQVLRLAANGDMIDHAEVLVGGQRHRVRARRYILCGGALGSARLLLASASEAWPTGLANRSGLVGRNLMFHLNEMFAVWPRGPDEGATKAIALRDFYHRDGQRLGTVQAMGIRASYGEILFYLNRMLTQRGLSRLHPAARLPAALAQRMLGGAQVFVGLMEDLPYPENRVTFDASQPARLSVTYRLSDELKARRRAFRTAIRKGFRGHRRLFLGVAPELNWGHPCGTLRFGTDPARSVLRPDCRSHDVTNLWSADAGFMPTSMGVNPGLTVAANALRVARGILTEDT; encoded by the coding sequence ATGACCGCGCCGGGGCAAAATCCGCTCGACCAGGGGCCATGGGATGCGCTGGTGATCGGCGCCGGGCTGGGCGGCGGCACGCTGGGCCGCGCGCTGGCCGAGGCGGGGCAGAAGGTGCTGTTTGTGGAACAGGGCCGCGCGGGCCTGCGGTCCGAGCGCAACGGGCTGTCCGAGATCTTCGTGCCCGAGGCACGGCTTGCGCGCGGGCTTTGGCCCGAGCCGCTGCATGTCACGCTGGATGGCGTCGAACAGGCCTTCTACGCGCCGCTGGGTGCCGGGGTGGGCGGCAGTTCCGCCTTCTACGCCGCGACGCTGGAACGGCCGGAACGGCACGACCTCGATGACAGCGCCGCGCGCCCGCATCCCAGCGGCGGCTGGCCGGTGGGTTTCGACGCGATGGCGCCGTGGTATGCCCGCGCCGCCCGGATGTACCGGGTCCATGGCAGCGCTGATCCGCTTTCGGCGGAAGAGCCATTGCCGCTGCGCGCGCCGCCCGCGCTGTCGCGGATGGAAGAGGGGCTGATGCAGAGCCTGCGGGCGCGGGGCCTGCACCCCTATCACGCCCCGACCGCCGTCGACCGGGTGGCGGACTGCGAAAACTGCCTTGGCCGCAAATGCCCGAAGCCCTGCAAGATGGACGGGCGCTCTGCCGGGGTGGAACCGGCGCTGGCGACCGGCAAGGCGGCGCTGCTGGAGGGCGCGCAGGTTCTGCGGCTGGCGGCGAACGGCGACATGATCGATCACGCCGAGGTGCTTGTGGGCGGCCAGAGACACCGGGTGCGCGCGCGGCGCTACATCCTCTGCGGCGGGGCGCTTGGCTCGGCGCGGTTGCTGCTGGCCTCGGCTTCAGAGGCCTGGCCCACGGGCCTTGCCAATCGCTCGGGGCTGGTCGGGCGGAACCTGATGTTCCACCTCAACGAAATGTTCGCAGTTTGGCCGAGGGGGCCGGACGAAGGCGCGACAAAGGCGATCGCGCTGCGCGACTTTTACCACCGCGACGGGCAGCGGCTGGGCACGGTGCAGGCCATGGGCATCCGCGCTTCTTACGGCGAAATCCTGTTCTACCTGAACCGGATGCTGACGCAGCGCGGCCTGTCCCGCCTGCACCCCGCCGCGCGCCTGCCCGCCGCTCTGGCGCAGCGAATGCTGGGAGGCGCGCAGGTCTTCGTCGGGCTGATGGAGGATCTGCCCTACCCCGAGAACCGCGTGACCTTCGACGCGTCGCAGCCGGCGCGCCTGTCCGTGACCTACAGGCTTTCGGACGAGTTGAAGGCGCGCCGAAGAGCCTTTCGCACCGCGATCCGCAAGGGGTTCCGGGGGCACAGAAGGCTCTTCCTCGGCGTCGCGCCAGAGTTGAACTGGGGCCATCCCTGCGGCACCCTGCGCTTCGGCACCGATCCGGCGCGCTCTGTGCTGCGCCCGGACTGCCGAAGCCATGACGTGACGAACCTCTGGTCGGCGGATGCCGGATTCATGCCGACCTCGATGGGGGTGAACCCGGGCCTGACCGTGGCCGCCAATGCCCTGCGCGTGGCCCGGGGCATTCTGACGGAGGATACATGA
- a CDS encoding glycosyltransferase yields the protein MSLPRIAYLTGEYPRASDTFIQREVAALRALGHPVETCSIRTTGAEHLVGPEQRDEHARTFKVLDACKSPRRFLSAHMRWMQRPGRYLRALALAWRTAPKGIKGRLYNLIYFAEAAVLADHLAQRGVEHLHNHIAKASCTVAMLASELSGIPYSFTIHGPDIFFEPHHWRIDEKAARARFVACISDFCRSQLMCFAGQEHWDRFHIIHCGVDPARYRPAPHEGQELLFVGRLAAVKGVPVLLEAVAALQPQFPALRLTLIGDGPDRAALEAQARALGLGETVQFLGYRSQSEVAEALSETDVFTLPSFAEGVPVVLMEALASHVPVVTTQIAGVPELVRDGASGRLVPPGDTQALEQAIAGLLRSDSLRRTMGAEGRARVETAYDIRREAARLSSLFCGYIDGTAMPRRPEVPE from the coding sequence ATGAGCCTGCCACGCATCGCCTACCTGACCGGAGAGTACCCGCGCGCCTCTGACACCTTCATCCAGCGAGAGGTCGCCGCCCTGCGCGCGCTTGGCCACCCGGTCGAGACGTGCTCGATCCGCACCACCGGCGCGGAACACCTCGTTGGGCCGGAGCAGCGCGACGAACATGCGCGGACCTTCAAGGTGCTGGACGCCTGCAAGTCGCCGCGCCGCTTCCTTTCGGCCCACATGCGCTGGATGCAGCGACCGGGCCGCTACCTGCGCGCGCTGGCGCTGGCGTGGCGGACGGCGCCCAAGGGCATCAAGGGCCGGCTCTACAACCTGATCTACTTCGCTGAGGCCGCCGTGCTGGCCGACCACCTCGCGCAGCGCGGGGTCGAGCATCTGCACAACCACATCGCCAAGGCGTCCTGCACCGTGGCTATGCTGGCCTCGGAACTGTCGGGCATCCCCTACAGCTTTACCATCCACGGCCCCGACATCTTCTTCGAGCCGCACCACTGGCGGATCGACGAAAAGGCCGCGCGGGCGCGCTTCGTCGCCTGCATCAGCGACTTCTGCCGCTCGCAACTGATGTGCTTTGCCGGGCAGGAACACTGGGACCGCTTCCACATCATCCACTGCGGCGTCGATCCGGCGCGCTATCGCCCTGCGCCGCACGAGGGGCAGGAGTTGCTCTTCGTCGGGCGGCTGGCGGCGGTGAAGGGCGTGCCGGTGCTGCTGGAGGCCGTGGCCGCGCTGCAGCCGCAGTTTCCGGCGCTGCGCCTGACCCTGATCGGCGATGGCCCCGACCGCGCCGCGCTCGAGGCGCAGGCCCGCGCGCTGGGGCTGGGCGAGACCGTGCAATTCCTCGGCTACCGCAGCCAGTCCGAGGTTGCCGAGGCGCTTTCGGAAACCGATGTCTTTACCCTGCCCAGCTTTGCCGAGGGCGTGCCCGTGGTCCTGATGGAGGCGCTGGCCTCTCATGTTCCGGTGGTCACGACGCAGATCGCGGGTGTGCCCGAACTGGTGCGGGATGGCGCCAGCGGGCGTCTGGTGCCGCCGGGCGACACTCAGGCGCTGGAACAGGCCATCGCCGGGCTCTTGCGCTCGGACAGCCTGCGCCGGACCATGGGCGCCGAGGGCCGCGCGCGGGTCGAGACGGCCTATGATATTCGCCGGGAGGCCGCGCGCCTCTCATCCCTGTTCTGCGGCTATATCGACGGCACAGCCATGCCGCGCCGCCCGGAGGTGCCAGAATGA
- a CDS encoding Gfo/Idh/MocA family protein has protein sequence MLSLAAMEGIEVVGAHDRDAARLERFCTSWGIVAQPSIEALLSVSPRALVLNLTNPESHFETTRACLLAGHPVYSEKPLAMTLEDAQALHALAAEKGLALASAPCSALGEAAQTLGHALRRGLAGTPRAIYAELDDGFIPQAAYDKWRSDTGAPWPAEDEFRVGCTLEHAGYYLTWLISWFGPVRRVVAASAETIPPADKGGQGPYAPDVSVAVLYFENGPVTRLTCSIVAPHDHGIRIVGDKGVLSCKAAWDNEAKVRFARRLTLRRRLMEHPFPSRVKLPGPTHPKVKRWGAAAMNFMLGPAEVLEAAREGRPCRLSNDFALHLTEVTLAIQNAREGAAVDMVTRCEAMEPMPWAR, from the coding sequence ATGCTGTCGCTGGCTGCGATGGAGGGCATCGAGGTGGTCGGTGCACATGACCGTGATGCCGCCCGGCTGGAACGGTTCTGCACATCCTGGGGTATTGTTGCACAACCCTCGATAGAGGCGCTGTTATCCGTGTCGCCTCGGGCGCTGGTCCTGAACCTCACGAACCCCGAATCACATTTCGAAACCACCCGCGCCTGCCTTCTGGCGGGTCACCCGGTTTACTCGGAAAAGCCGCTTGCCATGACGCTGGAGGACGCGCAGGCCCTGCACGCGCTGGCGGCGGAGAAGGGGCTGGCGCTGGCCTCTGCGCCTTGTTCGGCCTTGGGCGAGGCGGCGCAGACGCTGGGCCACGCCCTGCGGCGGGGCCTCGCCGGGACGCCTCGCGCGATCTACGCGGAACTTGACGACGGTTTCATCCCGCAGGCGGCCTATGACAAGTGGCGCTCGGACACCGGGGCGCCATGGCCCGCCGAGGACGAATTCCGCGTCGGCTGCACGCTGGAGCATGCGGGCTATTACCTGACGTGGCTGATCTCTTGGTTCGGACCGGTGCGCCGCGTGGTCGCCGCCAGCGCCGAGACGATCCCGCCCGCCGACAAGGGCGGGCAGGGGCCTTACGCGCCCGACGTCTCTGTCGCGGTGCTTTATTTCGAGAACGGGCCGGTGACGCGGCTGACCTGCTCCATCGTCGCGCCGCACGACCACGGCATCCGCATCGTCGGCGACAAGGGCGTGCTGTCCTGCAAGGCGGCGTGGGACAACGAGGCCAAAGTGCGCTTTGCCCGCCGCCTGACCCTGCGCCGCCGGTTGATGGAGCATCCGTTTCCGTCCCGCGTGAAGCTGCCCGGCCCGACGCACCCCAAGGTGAAGCGCTGGGGGGCTGCGGCGATGAACTTCATGCTTGGCCCCGCCGAGGTGCTGGAGGCGGCGCGCGAGGGGCGTCCCTGCCGCCTGTCCAACGACTTCGCCCTGCACCTGACCGAAGTCACGCTGGCGATCCAGAACGCCCGCGAGGGCGCGGCGGTCGACATGGTCACCCGCTGCGAGGCGATGGAGCCGATGCCATGGGCGAGATAG
- a CDS encoding SDR family oxidoreductase: protein MTQLTPQDGFAVVTGAGSGLGRALAVQLCAQGFTVAGLGRRAAPLAETGAACTGTFVPVPVDVADWGAVRACFAGLTATHGALALLINNAAIYPHRDTLDESGDSFMQTVAVNLGGTVNCTRAALEDMGPRGQGRILNVATFADLNPLPASSAYAVSKGAGRIHTRALIADLADRFPGIVISDWMPGMLRTGMGIPDGLPAEVAARWGVRLALMCDPSLTGSTFEMGQEILPPRSLKRKLKEALLMRRPRARSLS from the coding sequence ATGACCCAGCTGACCCCGCAGGACGGTTTCGCCGTGGTGACGGGCGCGGGCTCTGGACTGGGGCGGGCGCTGGCGGTGCAGCTCTGCGCGCAGGGGTTCACCGTGGCGGGTCTGGGCCGCCGCGCCGCGCCGCTGGCAGAAACCGGGGCCGCCTGTACCGGCACCTTCGTTCCCGTCCCGGTGGACGTGGCCGACTGGGGCGCCGTCCGGGCCTGCTTTGCCGGGCTGACCGCGACCCATGGCGCGCTGGCCCTGCTGATCAACAACGCCGCCATCTACCCGCACCGGGACACGCTGGACGAAAGCGGCGACAGCTTCATGCAGACGGTCGCGGTCAACCTTGGCGGCACGGTCAACTGCACCCGCGCCGCGCTGGAGGACATGGGCCCGCGCGGGCAGGGGCGCATCCTGAACGTCGCCACTTTCGCGGATCTGAACCCGCTGCCCGCGTCCTCGGCCTATGCGGTGTCGAAGGGGGCTGGGCGCATCCACACCCGGGCGCTGATCGCCGACCTTGCGGATCGCTTTCCGGGAATCGTCATATCCGACTGGATGCCGGGCATGTTGCGGACCGGGATGGGCATTCCCGACGGGTTGCCCGCAGAGGTGGCGGCACGCTGGGGCGTCAGGCTGGCCCTGATGTGCGACCCCTCGCTGACCGGATCGACCTTCGAGATGGGGCAGGAGATCCTGCCGCCCCGCAGCCTCAAGCGAAAGCTGAAAGAGGCGCTGCTGATGCGCAGGCCCCGCGCGCGGAGCCTGTCGTGA
- a CDS encoding glycosyltransferase, which produces MTPIDVVLIGRNEGARLVAALDSVRGKARQVVYVDSGSTDTSVVEAEARGADVVRLDMSVPFTAARARNAGFEALDDPQIVQFIDGDCTLVDGWLDAGRAFLEENPHVGMVTGWRSEIHRDASVYNQLCDFEWRRPAGEIMACGGDMMVRADLWRQVGGMNPVVIAGEDDDVCCRFRKAGWTLHRLPLEMTRHDAAMTRFGQWWARAVRTGHAFGQVHGLHPDYFTTEVRRVLFYGAALPVLFVLGLLIEPWLSLLALLVYVANHLRTARGLRRLGLPAQDVRNHAALITLSKIPNMIGLARYHLRRLTGSKMQIIEYK; this is translated from the coding sequence ATGACGCCTATTGACGTGGTCCTGATTGGCCGGAACGAGGGGGCGCGGCTTGTCGCGGCGCTCGACTCGGTGCGCGGCAAGGCGCGGCAGGTGGTCTACGTGGACAGCGGGTCCACTGACACCTCGGTGGTAGAGGCCGAGGCGCGCGGCGCCGACGTCGTCCGCCTTGACATGTCGGTGCCTTTCACCGCGGCCCGCGCCCGCAACGCGGGTTTCGAGGCGCTGGACGATCCGCAGATCGTGCAGTTCATCGACGGCGATTGCACGCTGGTGGATGGCTGGCTGGATGCCGGGCGCGCCTTTCTCGAAGAGAACCCGCATGTCGGCATGGTCACCGGCTGGCGGTCCGAGATCCATCGCGATGCCTCGGTCTACAACCAGCTTTGCGACTTCGAATGGCGCCGCCCCGCCGGCGAGATCATGGCTTGCGGCGGCGACATGATGGTGCGCGCGGACCTCTGGCGGCAGGTCGGCGGTATGAACCCGGTGGTGATCGCCGGAGAGGACGACGATGTCTGCTGCCGGTTCCGCAAGGCGGGCTGGACGCTGCACCGCCTGCCGCTGGAGATGACGCGCCACGACGCCGCCATGACGCGCTTTGGCCAGTGGTGGGCGCGGGCCGTGCGCACCGGGCACGCCTTTGGGCAGGTCCACGGGCTGCACCCCGATTACTTCACCACCGAAGTGCGCCGGGTGCTGTTCTACGGCGCCGCTCTGCCGGTGCTGTTCGTGCTTGGGCTGCTCATCGAACCCTGGCTTAGCCTGCTGGCGTTGCTGGTCTACGTCGCGAACCACCTGCGCACGGCGCGCGGGCTCAGGCGGCTGGGCCTGCCTGCCCAAGACGTCCGCAACCATGCGGCTTTGATCACGCTATCGAAAATTCCCAACATGATCGGCCTCGCGCGTTACCACCTGCGTCGCCTGACCGGATCAAAAATGCAAATTATAGAATACAAGTGA
- a CDS encoding NAD-dependent epimerase/dehydratase family protein — protein MANPIRVGLIGAGYIADWHAEALAATPGVTISAVCDLNESAAKASAIPHGARVFTTLAALIDAQLCDAVHILTPPNAHEEIATECLTAGIHVLVEKPVCESGDAAAGMLASAEQGGARFHAGHNFLGLPSYERMKAAMTAGDYGRISSAEITWALPLAPLRSGPYNLWLLREPKNLVLELGPHLVAFAHDLFGPVEVLHAEASKPVMLPGDDPRPQTIRVLARAGHVDVTFTMAMVETVDDRSVTLRGSSARARLDFAQDVLVVERENAADLVANPLRKQLELTWQHRREGWKNALVQARSLNTQNPYGRSFRGMNRAIYGAIADRTPVDARFSGESAVAVMRTLDAVLDALPAEVLAVKAPAVRSRDPKPTAMVIGGTGFIGRALTRRLVVDGRDVRVLSRGRHGPFPDLPDQVETVTASLYDLDALTEAMQGIDVVFNLAKSMDKTWADALVNDVGVTTRIAMASEQAGVKRLVYTGTIASYDMSDPGVTITEDTGFPADMSDRNIYARSKAECERQLMKLHAERGLPVVIARPGIVVGPGGPLQHWGIGRWHGAGAVRIWGHGNNILPFVLIDDVADGLVRMIDAPVTGQSFNLIGEPMLSARGYFNEIHKALGAKIRVVPGNLHAFYASDAVKYGLKKYALRRPGVIRPSLADWKSRAHFSPFDNRRPKTALGWQPETDRPAFVDKAIARANLFGF, from the coding sequence ATGGCAAACCCCATCCGAGTCGGACTGATCGGGGCCGGATATATCGCCGACTGGCACGCCGAAGCCCTTGCGGCCACCCCCGGCGTGACGATCTCGGCCGTCTGCGATCTGAACGAATCGGCGGCTAAAGCCTCGGCGATCCCCCACGGCGCGCGGGTGTTCACAACTCTCGCGGCCTTGATCGACGCGCAGCTTTGCGACGCGGTGCATATCCTCACCCCGCCCAACGCACACGAGGAAATCGCGACGGAATGTCTCACCGCCGGCATACATGTGCTTGTGGAAAAACCTGTGTGCGAATCCGGTGACGCGGCGGCAGGGATGCTGGCCTCCGCCGAGCAAGGCGGCGCGCGCTTCCATGCGGGCCACAACTTCCTCGGTCTGCCGTCCTACGAGCGGATGAAGGCCGCGATGACGGCGGGCGACTACGGGCGCATCTCTTCGGCAGAGATCACATGGGCGCTGCCGCTGGCGCCGCTGCGGTCGGGGCCCTACAACCTGTGGCTTCTGCGCGAGCCAAAGAACCTCGTGCTGGAACTGGGGCCGCATCTGGTGGCCTTCGCCCACGACCTTTTCGGCCCGGTCGAGGTGCTGCACGCCGAGGCGTCGAAGCCTGTGATGCTGCCGGGCGACGATCCGCGCCCGCAGACGATCCGGGTTCTGGCGCGGGCGGGCCATGTCGACGTGACCTTCACCATGGCCATGGTCGAGACGGTGGACGACCGATCCGTCACGCTGCGCGGGTCCTCGGCGCGGGCGCGGCTGGACTTTGCGCAGGACGTGCTGGTGGTCGAGCGCGAGAATGCCGCCGATCTGGTGGCGAACCCCCTGCGCAAGCAGCTGGAACTGACGTGGCAGCACCGCCGCGAGGGCTGGAAGAACGCGTTGGTGCAGGCGCGTAGCCTGAACACGCAGAACCCCTATGGCCGCAGCTTTCGCGGTATGAACCGGGCGATCTACGGGGCCATCGCCGACCGCACCCCGGTGGACGCGCGGTTCTCGGGCGAAAGCGCGGTGGCGGTGATGCGCACGCTTGACGCGGTGCTCGACGCGCTGCCCGCCGAAGTACTGGCGGTGAAGGCCCCCGCCGTGCGCAGCCGCGACCCCAAGCCCACCGCCATGGTCATCGGCGGCACCGGCTTCATCGGGCGGGCGCTGACGCGGCGGCTGGTGGTGGACGGGCGCGACGTGCGGGTGCTGTCGCGCGGGCGCCACGGCCCCTTCCCGGACCTGCCCGATCAGGTCGAGACGGTGACGGCCTCTCTGTATGATCTGGACGCGCTGACAGAGGCGATGCAGGGCATCGACGTGGTCTTCAACCTTGCCAAGTCGATGGACAAGACATGGGCCGACGCGCTGGTGAACGATGTGGGCGTGACGACGCGGATCGCCATGGCTTCTGAACAGGCAGGGGTGAAACGGCTGGTCTATACCGGCACCATCGCCAGCTACGACATGTCCGATCCGGGCGTGACCATCACCGAGGACACCGGCTTTCCCGCCGACATGAGCGACCGCAACATCTACGCGCGCTCCAAGGCGGAATGCGAACGCCAGTTGATGAAGCTGCACGCGGAACGCGGGTTGCCGGTTGTCATCGCGCGGCCCGGCATCGTCGTCGGCCCCGGCGGCCCCTTGCAGCACTGGGGCATCGGGCGCTGGCACGGGGCGGGTGCGGTGCGCATCTGGGGCCACGGCAACAACATCCTGCCCTTCGTGCTGATCGACGACGTCGCCGACGGGCTGGTGCGCATGATCGACGCGCCGGTCACGGGCCAGAGCTTCAACCTGATCGGAGAGCCGATGCTGTCCGCGCGTGGCTACTTCAACGAGATCCACAAGGCTCTGGGCGCAAAGATCCGCGTTGTGCCGGGTAACCTGCACGCCTTCTACGCCTCGGACGCGGTGAAATACGGGTTGAAGAAATACGCCCTGCGGCGGCCCGGGGTCATTCGGCCCTCGCTGGCGGACTGGAAGAGCCGGGCGCATTTCTCGCCCTTCGACAACCGGCGCCCCAAGACGGCTTTGGGCTGGCAGCCCGAGACGGATCGTCCCGCCTTTGTTGACAAGGCAATTGCGCGTGCCAATCTCTTTGGCTTCTAG